One region of Wyeomyia smithii strain HCP4-BCI-WySm-NY-G18 chromosome 3, ASM2978416v1, whole genome shotgun sequence genomic DNA includes:
- the LOC129731432 gene encoding uncharacterized protein LOC129731432, producing MEKITILDGGFATQLSVHVGKHIDGDPLWSARFNATDPNAVFKTYLDFLEAGAECIMTNTYQASIEGYMEYLDLSEEGSLQLIKSTVKLAQMARTKYLAESDVRRIPLVVASIGPYGAHLHDGSEYTGEYADYVSVDTLKKWHRNRIDACLEAGVDVLGIETIPCKMEAEAMLDLMCEEYPHVKFWISFQCKDSVRTAHGESFAEAAAHIWNKAKILQNDNLVAVGVNCVHPQFVTPLFKSINEKRPLKERIPLIVYPNSGEVYSVETGWQGKEDCVPLEHYVPQWIELGARFIGGCCRTYARDIKRIKQAVSSPQTGAILKQL from the exons ATGGAAAAAATTACGATTTTAGACGGTGGCTTTGCCACACAGCTTTCCGTCCACGTTGGGAAACATATTGACGGGGATCCGCTTTGGAGTGCCCGGTTCAACGCTACGGACCCAAATGCGGTATTCAAGACATATTTGGATTTTTTGGAAGCTGGGGCCGAGTGTATTATGACTAACACCTACCAGGCCAGTATCGAAGGCTACATGGAATACTTGGATCTCAGTGAAGAAGGTAGCTTGCAGTTGATAAAATCTACCGTGAAACTAGCGCAGATGGCCAGAACTAAGTATCTGGCGGAAAGCGATGTACGCCGTATTCCTCTGGTGGTGGCTTCGATTGGACCCTACGGAGCTCATTTGCATGACGGTTCCGAGTATACTGGTGAGTATGCCGACTACGTTTCAGTTGACACGCTGAAAAAGTGGCACCGAAATCGAATTGACGCATGTTTGGAAGCAGGAGTTGATGTTTTGGGAATTGAGACGATCCCTTgtaaa ATGGAAGCCGAAGCCATGTTGGATTTGATGTGCGAAGAATACCCGCACGTCAAGTTCTGGATTTCTTTCCAGTGCAAAGATAGCGTTCGTACAGCACACGGGGAAAGCTTTGCCGAGGCAGCTGCCCACATCTGGAACAAAGCCAAAATCCTTCAGAATGACAACCTAGTAGCCGTGGGAGTGAACTGCGTTCATCCGCAGTTTGTTACACCACTGTTCAAATCGATCAACGAAAAGCGACCCCTGAAGGAACGGATTCCCTTAATTGTGTATCCCAATTCTGGCGAAGTTTACAGCGTTGAAACCGG CTGGCAAGGAAAAGAGGACTGCGTTCCATTGGAGCACTATGTGCCCCAGTGGATCGAGCTTGGAGCACGTTTTATTGGCGGCTGTTGTCGAACTTACGCGCGAGATATCAAACGAATAAAACAAGCTGTGAGCTCTCCGCAGACCGGAGCTATTCTGAAGCAGTTGTGA
- the LOC129731434 gene encoding general odorant-binding protein 66 → MSTKIKLLVAILYSFLIQQVTMDDDECINATASVNEIKACCDIPNPIEMEHIGGCLEKYKNLDDDKPSMIACVYQCHAMELNVVDESGVDKDKLLEVVNQIVESEVKAVVLSAIDPCIESAQPQANAEVQSQFKCSPLALLLNECIVREVYAHCPEKHWSDAEICSKIRSQDVKICE, encoded by the exons ATGAGTACTAAAATTAAATTGTTAGTCGCAATATTATACAGTTTCCTGATTCAACAG GTAACAATGGATGACGACGAATGCATTAATGCTACTGCATCG GTTAACGAAATCAAAGCCTGTTGCGATATTCCGAACCCCATAGAAATGGAACATATCGGGGGGTGCCTCGAAAAGTACAAAAACCTGGATGATGACAAACCTAGCATGATTGCG TGCGTCTATCAATGCCACGCAATGGAATTGAATGTGGTGGATGAATCCGGAGTCGACAAAGATAAATTACTAGAAGTGGTCAACCAAATTGTGGAAAGCGAGGTCAAAGCGGTCGTACTGAGTGCCATTGATCCGTGTATCGAGAGTGCCCAGCCGCAAGCCAATGCGGAGGTCCAAAGTCAGTTCAAGTGCAGTCCGTTAGCCTTGCTACTTAATGAATGCATAGTGCGGGAGGTCTATGCACACTGTCCGGAGAAACATTGGTCTGATG cTGAAATTTGCAGTAAAATAAGATCGCAGGATGTGAAGATATGCGAATAA